The following DNA comes from Nitrospirota bacterium.
TAGTCTTTCGGCTCGTTCGTGAAGAACTGCAACATTCTGGAGGCTGAGACATCTGAGTATATGTTTTAGAAAGAGTATCTTTTTGAGGGTAGAATCTACGAGTATGAGTTCAATCGCGGGTAGATATATCTTTAATGGTATACCTGGAAATCCAGCCCCTGTTCCTATGTCAATAACCTTTACTCGAGTTTTTAGGGGTAAGACTATTAAAAATGATAAAGAATCCAGAAAATGTTTAATGACTATATCACTGTCAGTTTTCAATCCTGTAAGATTATATGTCCTGTTCCACTTTTTGATCTCGGTGAGATAAATCATAAAGAGGTCTATCTGGTTCTGTTTGAGGGAAAGACCCAGCATCTCCGCACCTTTTTTGAGTAACTCATCAGGTTTTAAGTTCTTCTGCATACACCTTTTTAAACTCTCATCCCTGACTTTTTCGCCGCTGAACTTCTTATTGACCATACAGCATTAATAATATAAAATTATGTGACTCTTGGCAATGTAAAGATTATCCGTATTGCAGCAGCCTTTGAGATTGCAAGAAGGATTATCAAGTATTGGCGGGGTATAATAAATAAAGTTTTTGTGTCATTCTTGCTTCTTCAGGGGTTAAACTAAAAGATGATATGGGAAAAGTTTACAAAGACAAAAAATCGAAGGGCTGTGCATTATGTAAGCCGCATAAGCATGGCTGGGCACCGAAGAAGAAGGCAAAAATTATCGCTATTGAAAAGGAAATAGCTAAAGAGATAAATAAAGTAATCGACAGTTCAGTCCAGAAGGATTAAAGATATGTATGCAGTTATAGAAAAGAGTATGTTGCATATATCAGTTGCTAAATTTTACAGCATGGACTGGTATGGTAAGGACTGGTTGGATTCCAGAAGAGAGAAGTTTAACTTTGACTACGGATATCTTGAGATAGATGTGCATAAAAATGGGAAAAAGTATTTGACCGGTTTTGTTATTGATCCAAGGACATTTATTATTGACTATCTGAAAACGCGTTATAAGAAAACACTGAATCTACCAAAAAGGATAGAGTCTGTTTCAATAGATTCATCCGATCGCACAGAACTATTTTCAGTAGATTTTCTTAAAACACATGGTTTTGTGGGCGATGAAATGGAAAAGGATTTAATATTTCCTATGTTTGTGAAACAGAAAGGGCAGATAAAGGTGCAGGGATTTGAGGTTCTTTATCCTATTTCTGTAATTAAATATCTCGTTAAGAGATTTAAATACAAAGGAACCACGCTTGTCAGAGAAGGAGAGGATGTTTACAACCTGAAGACCAAAAGGAGATGGAAGATAAATAGAAAAAGAAAAAAGGTTTCAAATAAAACTGACAAAGGCAAAGTTTCTGGGAGGGAAAAGGGAGAGGTTTAAGTTGTGAAAGATGGTTAAAAATTGTGACCTCATTCTAATATTGATTGTAGCTATCGCAAAATGCGATATGTTTTCCTGCAAGTATGAACGACAAAATTGAGGTCACAATCTGGCACCTCAAGATTGAGAGGCAAAATGGCTGATATTATTCCATTAGAGACAATTGAAAGGCGAATTCTTCTAATTCGTGGACAAAAGGTGATGCTGAGCACTCATTTGGCTGAACTTTACGGCGTTGAGCCAAGGGTATTAGTCCAAGCTGTTAAGAGAAATATGAAAAGATTCCCTGACGATTTTATGTTTCAATTAAACGATGAAGAATTTAAAAACTTGAAATCACAAATTGTGATTTCAAGTTGGGGAGGTTTGCGGCGTGCGAATCCATATGCGTTTACAGAGCAAGGCGTGGCAATGCTCTCCAGCGTCCTTAACAGCGAAAGAGCAATCAATGTCAATATTGCTATTATGCGTGCTTTTGTCAAACTACGGGAAATGCTCTTTACCCATAAAGACCTTGCCCGCAAGTTGAACGAGATGGAAAAGAAATACGATGCACAATTTAAAATAGTCTTTGATGCCATTCGTGAACTGATGACTTCTCCTGAAAAGCACAAAAGGAAAATAGGTTTTTTAAGAGAAAATGAGAGGCATGGATAAGAATGAACAAGATTTTCTCTGAAATTGATAAAAAGTTGAAATTAACAAAAGCAAAGTTCCTGGGGGGAAGAGGGAGAGGTTTAAGCTATAGGAGATATTTGTATGAAAACATGGACTCATCCAGGGGGTAAACTCAGAGAGCTTGGGGCTGAATCTTTAACAGATGCTGAACTTTTAGCAATACTTATCTCCACAGGCACAAAAGGTAAGACTGCAGAAGAAGTTGCACAGGAGATTCTTAATAAATTTGGCTCCTTCAAAGGCATGGCAAATCAACCATTGGAGAAGTTTCTCGAAATCAAAGGACTTGGGGATGTAAAGATTATCCGTATCGCAGCAGCCTTTGAGATTGCGAGGAGAATTGTTAAAGAGGTCTTAGATGGTGAAAAAGAGAAAAAGGGTTAAGCTTGTCACTGAAAAGCCATCCCGCATACCCGATATTTCAGAAGAAATAACCACTAAGAAATTTAAAGAATACATCGAGCAAATCACTCAACTTAATACAGAATCAGCTAAAGCACAAAGGTTCCTTATTCTTTTAAAAGATGTCTTTGGCGATGTCAATGCGGGGTTTATCGAAGACTATCTCCATGGTGTAGAAAAATATGTCAGCGTAAAACAAAAGGACATTATACTTAGAGGCAGGATTGACACCCTTTATGGAAACCTGATTATAGAGTTTGAGAACGACCTAAGGAAAAAGCTTAACGATGCGATTGAGCAGTTAAAAAGATATATTTCTTATCTTCTTCAATTAGGAGAAAAGGCGAGTTATTTATGCCTCACCACAGATGGGATTTTATTTTATGTCTACTCACCAAAAATAAAAAGCAATAAGGAAGTAGATCTTGAAGAAATCGAAAGGATGGATTTAACAAAGACTGAGCCTTTTCAGGCTTATTTCTGGATTGATAGATATTTCTTCAGAAAGACGCTACTGCATCCAAAGACCGAAGAAATAGTCAGGGATTTCGGGACAAAAAGCCATGCATTCAAATATTCTCTTAATACCTTTGAGCGGATATGGAGCTCTGTAAAAGACAGAAGTGATTTTAAAGTTATCTATGACAACTGGGAAAAATATCTGAGGATTACCTATGGAAGTGTCAGCGGAAGTGGAGATCTTTTTCTCAGGCATTCTTACCTTGCAGTATTTACAAAGCTTATTGTCTGGATGCGTCTTTCAGAAAGTAGCACCGTTCCTTCTTCAGAAACTATTATTAAAATTCTTGAGGGGGAGTTTTTCATCGAACAGGGGATTGACAACTTTCTTGAAGAAGACTTCTTTTCGTGGATTGTAAGGGAGCAGGCTAAAGATACAGGCCTTGATATTTCCAGAAAACTCATAAACCAGCTTGCAAATTACAATCTCAGAGAACTTTCAGAAGATATACTGAAATCCCTTTATCAAGAACTTGTAGACCCTGAGACAAGACACGACCTCGGTGAATATTATACCCCTGACTGGCTTGCACAGAGGATGGTGGAGTATATTTTAAAGGATAATCCATTTGCCTCTGTTCTTGACCCTTCATGTGGCTCAGGGACGTTTCTTTATATGACCATTAGACATAAAAAGCATGTGCTTGGACAGAAAAAAGAAACCCTTGACCATATTATTAAAAGCGTTGTAGGCATAGACATCCATCCTCTTGCTGTTATCACAGCAAAGACAAATTATCTCCTTGCCCTCGGAGACCTCCTTAAAAAGAGAGGCAGAAAGAGAGTATCAATCCCAATTTATCTTGCAGACTCCATACATCCACCTGAGGAGAAAATACAGCATAGTCTTTTAACACCTGTCCCGAGCTATCACACAAGGATTGGTGAAAAAGAGGTTTTTATCCCTGATACTGTAATCCACGATCCTGTGGTATACGACAATGTAATAGACACCACAAAGGAATTTGCAAAACATTTTGCAGGCAAAGCAGAAGGCACTCTTGAGGCATACGAAAATTTTGTAAAACAGCATATCCCACAACTGAATGACAAGAACACAATTGACATGCTTTTCTATACGGCAAAGGCGATGAAGGAACTTATAGAGGAAGGAAGAGACACTATCTGGGCATATGTCATGAAAAATATGTATAAGCCCTTATTCCTTAAACATAAGTTTGATGTAGTTATCGGCAATCCTCCGTGGTTGAGTTATCGTTATGTGGATAAAGGCGAATACCAAAAGTTCCTGAAGAAGATGATTGTGAATGATTACAAACTCCTTAGTGGTGTTAGTGATACCTCTAAAGATGAGAAGATGAAGGTTAAAGCGGAATTAATAACCCATATGGAACTTGCCACGCTATTTTATCTGAGGACTGCTGACCTTTATCTTAAAGATGGAGGATTGATTGCCTTTGTAATGCCAAGAAGCATATTTACTGCGGATCAGCACCATACCTTTAGAAGTCAGCAATATCCGCAAAAGCTTGGATTTACCGAAATATGGGATATAGAGAAGGTCAAGCCATTATTCAATGTTCCAACCTCTGTATTTATTTCAAAGAAAGGGATTAAAACAGTTTCGCCATATATGGCTGAGTTCATATCAGGAGTTCTTGAAAGAAAGAATACAGGGCTTATCGAGGCTGAAAAATCTTTGAAAGTTACCGAGGGAAAACTTTATGTAAGTATTAAAGGTGAGCGTAGTTTTCTATCACCTTCGGAAAAGGGTAAAATTGAAGCACAAAGAAGCCTCTATCATTCAATGTTTAAGGAGGGTGCAACAATCGTTCCACGCAATTTCTGGTTTGTGAATATAAAGTCCCATACGATGTTCGGGATTAACCCATCGGCGCCTTATGTAGAGACCTCAGAGGCTTCAGAAAAGACTGCAAAGGAAAATTACAAGGGAATATCGCTGAAGGGGAATATTGAAAAGGACTTTCTCTATGCAACCCTTCTTTCAACTGATATAGTTCCATTCGGTCATCTTGATTTCAGGATTGTTGTTTTGCCATTGATTCAGGAAGAAGAGAACTATGCTATCATAAAAGAATCTAAGGCGAGCAAGAAAGGATTTATCCATCTCGCAAAATGGCTCCATAAGGCACAAAAATATTGGGAAGAGAAAAGGGGAGAGAAGGCAAAAGA
Coding sequences within:
- a CDS encoding N-6 DNA methylase, which translates into the protein MVKKRKRVKLVTEKPSRIPDISEEITTKKFKEYIEQITQLNTESAKAQRFLILLKDVFGDVNAGFIEDYLHGVEKYVSVKQKDIILRGRIDTLYGNLIIEFENDLRKKLNDAIEQLKRYISYLLQLGEKASYLCLTTDGILFYVYSPKIKSNKEVDLEEIERMDLTKTEPFQAYFWIDRYFFRKTLLHPKTEEIVRDFGTKSHAFKYSLNTFERIWSSVKDRSDFKVIYDNWEKYLRITYGSVSGSGDLFLRHSYLAVFTKLIVWMRLSESSTVPSSETIIKILEGEFFIEQGIDNFLEEDFFSWIVREQAKDTGLDISRKLINQLANYNLRELSEDILKSLYQELVDPETRHDLGEYYTPDWLAQRMVEYILKDNPFASVLDPSCGSGTFLYMTIRHKKHVLGQKKETLDHIIKSVVGIDIHPLAVITAKTNYLLALGDLLKKRGRKRVSIPIYLADSIHPPEEKIQHSLLTPVPSYHTRIGEKEVFIPDTVIHDPVVYDNVIDTTKEFAKHFAGKAEGTLEAYENFVKQHIPQLNDKNTIDMLFYTAKAMKELIEEGRDTIWAYVMKNMYKPLFLKHKFDVVIGNPPWLSYRYVDKGEYQKFLKKMIVNDYKLLSGVSDTSKDEKMKVKAELITHMELATLFYLRTADLYLKDGGLIAFVMPRSIFTADQHHTFRSQQYPQKLGFTEIWDIEKVKPLFNVPTSVFISKKGIKTVSPYMAEFISGVLERKNTGLIEAEKSLKVTEGKLYVSIKGERSFLSPSEKGKIEAQRSLYHSMFKEGATIVPRNFWFVNIKSHTMFGINPSAPYVETSEASEKTAKENYKGISLKGNIEKDFLYATLLSTDIVPFGHLDFRIVVLPLIQEEENYAIIKESKASKKGFIHLAKWLHKAQKYWEEKRGEKAKEMDAVDWLDYRHKLSEQRQAKYKVLYPTSATYLCGCVVEKKPIKIRIEKQDIELQDFVAESKEYYFETNKKVEAYYLCSILNSPTVDELIKPLQSRGLFGPRDIHKKVWELPIPEFYPSNKDHMELARFGEECTKKVSKLLSKGTSSKTCAELVSASIGNLRKMIKAELQEEIKEIDGIVRKILKAG
- a CDS encoding UPF0758 domain-containing protein; protein product: MKTWTHPGGKLRELGAESLTDAELLAILISTGTKGKTAEEVAQEILNKFGSFKGMANQPLEKFLEIKGLGDVKIIRIAAAFEIARRIVKEVLDGEKEKKG
- a CDS encoding ORF6N domain-containing protein, with the translated sequence MADIIPLETIERRILLIRGQKVMLSTHLAELYGVEPRVLVQAVKRNMKRFPDDFMFQLNDEEFKNLKSQIVISSWGGLRRANPYAFTEQGVAMLSSVLNSERAINVNIAIMRAFVKLREMLFTHKDLARKLNEMEKKYDAQFKIVFDAIRELMTSPEKHKRKIGFLRENERHG
- the rsmG gene encoding 16S rRNA (guanine(527)-N(7))-methyltransferase RsmG, with the protein product MVNKKFSGEKVRDESLKRCMQKNLKPDELLKKGAEMLGLSLKQNQIDLFMIYLTEIKKWNRTYNLTGLKTDSDIVIKHFLDSLSFLIVLPLKTRVKVIDIGTGAGFPGIPLKIYLPAIELILVDSTLKKILFLKHILRCLSLQNVAVLHERAERLSLLYPNTFDIVISRALFKTSKLISIAIPLLKKDGIIAISRGIKEPIEDLTTEIKESGGVIKNIKEITLPFSEYRRRLLLIQYLP